The following are encoded in a window of Mycobacterium vicinigordonae genomic DNA:
- the rsgA gene encoding ribosome small subunit-dependent GTPase A encodes MRPGDYDESDVKVRSGKGSRPRTKTRPQHADAEAAMVVSVDRGRWGCVLGGLPERRVTAMRARELGRTPIVVGDDVDIVGDLSGRTDTLARIVRRGPRRTVLRRTADDDDPSERVVVANADQLLIVVALADPPPRTGLVDRALIAAYAGGLRPILCLTKTDLAAPEPFAAQFVDLDLTVVAAGVEDPLFAVADLLDDNITVLLGHSGVGKSTLVNRLVPEADRAVGEVTDIGRGRHTSTQSVALPLANGGWVIDTPGIRSFGLAHICPEDVMMAFSDLAEAIEDCPRGCGHMGPPADPECALDLLSGPAMRRVAAARRLLSGLREC; translated from the coding sequence TTGAGACCCGGCGACTACGACGAGTCCGACGTCAAGGTCCGCTCCGGCAAGGGTTCGCGGCCCCGGACCAAAACTCGTCCGCAGCACGCCGACGCGGAGGCCGCCATGGTGGTCAGTGTCGACCGCGGCCGCTGGGGATGCGTGTTGGGTGGCCTTCCGGAGCGGCGGGTCACCGCCATGCGGGCGCGTGAGCTCGGCCGCACCCCGATCGTCGTCGGCGACGACGTCGACATCGTCGGCGACCTGTCCGGCCGCACCGACACCCTGGCCCGCATCGTGCGGCGCGGTCCCCGACGAACGGTGTTGCGCCGCACCGCCGATGACGACGACCCGAGCGAACGGGTGGTGGTCGCCAACGCCGACCAACTGCTGATCGTGGTCGCGCTGGCCGATCCCCCACCCCGGACCGGCCTGGTCGACCGTGCGCTGATCGCCGCGTACGCCGGCGGACTCAGGCCGATCCTGTGCCTGACCAAAACCGACCTCGCAGCACCGGAGCCATTCGCCGCACAGTTTGTGGACCTGGACCTGACCGTGGTCGCCGCGGGTGTCGAGGACCCCCTGTTCGCGGTGGCCGACCTGCTCGACGACAACATCACCGTATTGCTCGGACACTCCGGAGTGGGTAAGTCGACATTGGTCAACAGGCTTGTGCCCGAGGCGGATCGGGCGGTGGGCGAGGTCACCGATATCGGCCGCGGACGGCACACGTCGACCCAATCGGTCGCCCTTCCGCTTGCCAACGGCGGCTGGGTAATCGACACCCCCGGCATCCGCTCGTTCGGGCTAGCGCACATCTGTCCCGAGGACGTGATGATGGCGTTCTCCGACCTGGCCGAGGCGATCGAGGACTGCCCCCGCGGGTGCGGGCACATGGGGCCGCCGGCCGACCCCGAGTGCGCACTCGACTTACTGTCGGGGCCGGCGATGCGCCGCGTCGCTGCGGCGCGTCGATTACTCAGCGGACTCAGGGAGTGTTGA